Proteins encoded in a region of the Mucilaginibacter sabulilitoris genome:
- the araA gene encoding L-arabinose isomerase, producing the protein MIDLKTFEVWFITGSQDLYGEETLKQVAEHSQQITAGLDNSGKIPVRIVYKPVVKSTDEIYTTLQQANVAENCIGIITWMHTFSPAKMWIRGLSILKKPMLHLHTQFNRDIPWSSIDMDFMNLTQSAHGDREFGFMVSRMRINRKVVVGHWQDPEVLSQIETWTRAAAGWYDWQGAKFARFGDNMRFVAVTDGDKVEAELKFGFSVNTYGIGDLVAIINAVSEADVNALVDEYEATYTMADELKRGGAKHSSVYEAAKIELGMRKFLKDGGFKGFSDTFEDLHGMAQLPGIASQRLMADGYGFAGEGDWKTAALVRALKVMGSGLKGGNAFMEDYTYHFDPNNALVLGSHMLEVDASLANGKASLEVHPLGIGGKADPARLVFNVAGGAALNASIVDMGNRFRLLINEVEAVEPQNDLPKLPVARVLWKPYPDMKTGCAAWIYAGGAHHTAYSQNLTAEHLQDFADMAGIEFLRIGKDTRIDQFRNEIRWNDAAYR; encoded by the coding sequence ATGATCGATTTAAAAACATTTGAAGTTTGGTTCATTACCGGAAGCCAGGATCTGTACGGCGAAGAAACATTAAAACAAGTAGCTGAACACTCACAGCAAATAACCGCCGGGCTTGACAATTCCGGAAAAATTCCCGTACGCATCGTTTACAAACCGGTGGTTAAAAGCACCGACGAAATATATACAACCCTGCAGCAAGCCAACGTTGCAGAAAACTGCATTGGTATTATTACTTGGATGCACACATTTTCGCCGGCCAAAATGTGGATTCGCGGTCTGAGCATCCTTAAAAAGCCAATGCTGCACCTGCATACGCAATTTAACCGCGATATTCCATGGAGCTCTATTGATATGGACTTTATGAACCTTACCCAAAGCGCCCACGGCGATCGTGAGTTTGGGTTCATGGTATCGCGTATGCGCATCAACCGTAAGGTAGTTGTTGGCCACTGGCAAGATCCTGAAGTGTTGAGCCAGATAGAAACCTGGACACGTGCCGCCGCCGGCTGGTACGACTGGCAGGGCGCCAAGTTTGCCCGTTTCGGCGATAACATGCGTTTTGTAGCCGTTACCGATGGTGATAAGGTAGAAGCCGAACTAAAATTTGGGTTCTCCGTAAATACCTATGGCATCGGCGATCTTGTTGCGATTATCAACGCCGTAAGCGAAGCCGATGTTAACGCCCTGGTAGATGAATATGAAGCTACCTACACCATGGCCGATGAGCTTAAGAGAGGCGGAGCAAAACATTCATCAGTCTATGAGGCTGCCAAAATTGAATTGGGCATGCGCAAATTTTTAAAAGATGGCGGCTTTAAAGGTTTTTCAGATACGTTTGAAGATCTGCATGGCATGGCTCAATTGCCGGGTATTGCCTCACAGCGCCTGATGGCCGACGGCTATGGCTTTGCAGGTGAAGGCGACTGGAAAACGGCTGCTTTGGTACGCGCGCTTAAAGTAATGGGCTCAGGCTTAAAAGGCGGCAACGCTTTTATGGAAGATTATACCTATCACTTTGATCCCAATAACGCCTTGGTATTAGGTTCGCACATGCTGGAGGTTGACGCTTCTTTAGCAAACGGTAAGGCTTCGTTAGAAGTACATCCTCTGGGTATTGGCGGCAAGGCCGATCCGGCCCGTTTGGTTTTTAATGTAGCCGGTGGTGCTGCGCTTAATGCCTCCATTGTTGATATGGGCAACCGTTTCCGCCTGCTTATAAATGAGGTTGAGGCCGTTGAACCGCAAAACGACCTGCCTAAACTGCCTGTAGCAAGGGTATTATGGAAACCTTATCCTGATATGAAAACCGGCTGCGCTGCCTGGATTTATGCCGGTGGGGCACACCACACCGCTTACAGCCAAAACCTGACAGCAGAACACCTGCAGGATTTTGCAGACATGGCCGGTATTGAGTTTTTACGCATAGGAAAAGACACCAGGATAGACCAGTTCCGCAATGAGATACGCTGGAACGATGCTGCTTACAGATAG
- a CDS encoding L-ribulose-5-phosphate 4-epimerase, with protein sequence MSKYQHIKQTAYEANMQLPKLGLVLFTFGNVSAADRELGVFAIKPSGVPYDELTPEKMVIVDFNGKTIEGDLRPSSDTLTHAVLYKSWEHINGIVHTHSTYATAWAQSQRCIPIFGTTHADHLTADIPCAPPMDDRMIEGDYEYQTGFQIMDCFKEQGIDYREVEMVLVGNHAPFTWGKTAEKAVYNSAVLEAVAQMAYLTEQINNSAPRLKDSLIKKHYERKHGPNSYYGQ encoded by the coding sequence ATGAGCAAGTATCAACATATAAAACAAACGGCTTACGAGGCCAATATGCAATTGCCAAAACTGGGCCTGGTGCTGTTCACTTTTGGTAACGTGAGCGCTGCCGACAGGGAACTGGGCGTTTTTGCAATCAAGCCAAGCGGTGTGCCTTATGATGAATTAACGCCAGAGAAAATGGTGATCGTGGATTTTAACGGCAAAACCATCGAGGGCGATCTTAGGCCGTCGTCGGATACGCTTACACACGCGGTGTTATATAAAAGTTGGGAGCATATCAATGGCATTGTACATACCCATTCAACCTATGCTACGGCCTGGGCACAATCCCAGCGCTGCATACCCATTTTCGGCACCACCCATGCCGATCACTTAACCGCGGATATCCCTTGCGCACCACCTATGGACGACAGGATGATTGAAGGTGATTACGAATACCAGACCGGTTTCCAGATCATGGATTGCTTTAAAGAGCAGGGCATTGATTATCGCGAGGTAGAAATGGTTTTAGTAGGCAACCACGCGCCGTTTACCTGGGGCAAAACAGCCGAAAAAGCTGTGTATAACAGTGCCGTTCTGGAAGCTGTTGCACAAATGGCCTACCTCACCGAACAAATCAACAACAGCGCGCCGCGTTTAAAGGATTCACTTATTAAAAAACACTATGAGCGCAAACATGGTCCTAACTCTTATTACGGTCAATAA
- a CDS encoding glycoside hydrolase family 27 protein, with protein MKLRYLIVLAACIFSNITASAQNTAVANTPPMGWNSYNCFGSAVHEDEVKANADYMAKYLKPYGWQYIVVDFLWSYDNPQGSNIGNPFQKRLQDGSYIPWLTMDKWGRLTPQPNKFPSAFGGNGFKPLADYVHAQGLKFGIHVMRGIPRQAVWAKSPVKGVSGITADMIADTNSTCPWMNHMYGLDMKKPGAQEYLNSLLELYASWGVDFIKVDDLSRPYSAAEVEGYKKAIDQCGRPVAFSLSPGETPVSQAAHATKYANMWRMADDFWDNWKEVLHMFDYAKSWEGVGGPGHWPDCDMIQIGKLSKRGPVGVERYSRFTEDELYTHMTFWCIYRSPLMLGGNLPENRELELKLFTNNEVLATNQNGENPRQLYKKDGAMVWYSHVQGSKDLYVALFNIGEKAQNVSVDLAALGLKGKIKVRDLWKKQDIGAYKTNYQQNINIHGAALFRLSPAN; from the coding sequence ATGAAATTACGTTACCTGATTGTACTGGCCGCCTGCATTTTCTCGAACATTACTGCATCAGCACAAAACACCGCTGTAGCCAACACTCCCCCTATGGGCTGGAACAGTTATAACTGCTTTGGCTCGGCGGTGCATGAAGATGAGGTAAAGGCCAATGCCGATTACATGGCAAAATATCTGAAACCATACGGATGGCAATACATCGTGGTTGATTTTTTATGGTCGTATGATAATCCGCAGGGCAGTAATATTGGCAACCCATTTCAAAAAAGGTTACAGGATGGCTCTTATATACCCTGGTTAACTATGGATAAATGGGGCCGTTTAACACCTCAACCCAATAAATTCCCTTCGGCATTTGGCGGTAACGGCTTTAAACCGCTTGCCGATTATGTGCATGCTCAAGGTTTAAAATTCGGCATCCATGTTATGCGGGGCATCCCGAGGCAGGCCGTGTGGGCTAAGTCGCCGGTAAAAGGGGTTAGCGGTATTACTGCCGATATGATTGCCGACACAAATTCTACCTGCCCATGGATGAACCACATGTACGGGCTGGATATGAAAAAGCCGGGCGCCCAGGAATACCTGAACTCGTTATTGGAGCTTTATGCCTCATGGGGTGTTGATTTTATTAAAGTTGATGACCTTTCCCGCCCATACAGCGCTGCCGAAGTGGAAGGTTATAAAAAAGCAATTGACCAATGCGGCAGGCCTGTAGCATTTAGCCTTTCGCCCGGCGAAACTCCGGTTAGCCAGGCAGCACATGCCACCAAATATGCCAATATGTGGCGCATGGCCGATGATTTCTGGGACAACTGGAAAGAAGTGCTGCACATGTTTGATTATGCTAAAAGCTGGGAAGGCGTAGGTGGCCCCGGCCACTGGCCCGATTGCGATATGATACAAATAGGCAAGCTGTCAAAACGCGGCCCGGTTGGCGTTGAACGCTACAGCCGCTTTACCGAAGATGAACTTTATACCCACATGACCTTTTGGTGTATCTATCGCTCGCCCCTGATGCTGGGCGGCAACCTACCCGAAAACCGCGAGCTGGAATTAAAGCTGTTTACCAACAACGAAGTGCTTGCCACCAACCAAAACGGCGAAAACCCACGCCAGCTATACAAAAAAGATGGCGCTATGGTTTGGTATTCGCACGTGCAGGGAAGCAAAGATCTATATGTGGCACTCTTCAACATAGGTGAGAAAGCACAAAATGTATCCGTCGATTTGGCGGCATTGGGTTTAAAGGGCAAAATAAAAGTGCGCGACCTGTGGAAGAAACAGGATATCGGTGCTTACAAAACAAATTATCAGCAAAATATTAATATACATGGCGCGGCGCTGTTCAGGCTGTCGCCCGCAAACTAA